The following proteins come from a genomic window of Hymenobacter canadensis:
- a CDS encoding amino acid permease, producing the protein MIRKSLELLRQEAAETGAGTLKRSLNGFNLITIGIGVIIGAGLFSLTGIAAANNAGPAVTLSFVVAAVGCAFSALCYAEFASMVPVAGSAYTYAYATMGELFAWIIGWDLVLEYSVGAATVAISWSQYLLKFLSKYGIIVPPQLVMSPFETATLADGSVVHGFVNIPAMLIVLAITMIIIRGTSGSAWFNALVVTLKVAVVLVFIALGWQYIDPANYQPYIPQNTGVFGEFGWSGILRGAGVVFFVFIGFDIVATMAQETKNPQRNMPIGIIGSLLICTVLFVLFGHVMTGLANYTEFKNSAAPVAIAIEKTPYAWLSSAVILAIIIGYTSVILVDLLGQSRVFFSMAKDGLLPPVFARIHERFRTPLQSNLLLGLFIALFAGFVPISVVGEMTSIGTLLAFVMVCIGILIMRKREPDAPRGFRTPWVPLVPILGILTCVVMMLALPWETWLRLAVWLAIGLAIYFGYGRKHSKLGNPGKADELKEV; encoded by the coding sequence ATGATCAGAAAATCACTGGAACTGCTGCGGCAGGAGGCGGCCGAAACCGGCGCCGGAACGCTTAAACGAAGCCTGAACGGCTTCAACCTCATTACCATCGGCATCGGCGTGATTATCGGGGCGGGCCTGTTCTCGCTCACCGGCATTGCCGCCGCTAATAATGCCGGCCCGGCTGTCACGCTCTCGTTTGTAGTGGCGGCGGTGGGCTGCGCCTTTTCGGCGCTGTGCTACGCCGAGTTTGCCTCCATGGTGCCCGTGGCCGGCTCGGCCTACACCTACGCCTACGCCACCATGGGCGAGCTTTTCGCCTGGATTATCGGCTGGGATTTGGTGCTCGAATACTCAGTGGGCGCGGCTACGGTGGCCATCAGCTGGTCGCAATACCTGCTCAAGTTCCTGAGCAAGTACGGCATCATCGTGCCGCCGCAGCTGGTGATGTCGCCGTTTGAAACGGCCACGCTGGCCGATGGCAGCGTGGTGCACGGCTTCGTCAATATTCCGGCCATGCTGATTGTGCTGGCCATTACTATGATTATCATTCGCGGCACGTCGGGCTCGGCGTGGTTTAATGCGCTGGTGGTTACGCTAAAGGTGGCCGTGGTACTAGTGTTTATCGCGCTGGGCTGGCAGTACATCGATCCGGCCAACTACCAACCCTACATTCCGCAGAATACCGGGGTGTTCGGCGAGTTCGGCTGGAGTGGGATTTTGCGCGGGGCAGGCGTGGTGTTCTTCGTGTTCATCGGCTTCGATATCGTGGCCACCATGGCCCAGGAAACCAAGAATCCGCAGCGCAACATGCCCATCGGTATCATCGGCTCATTGCTGATCTGCACCGTGCTGTTCGTGCTGTTCGGGCACGTCATGACCGGTCTGGCCAACTACACCGAATTCAAGAACAGCGCCGCGCCGGTGGCTATTGCCATTGAGAAAACGCCCTACGCCTGGCTGTCGTCGGCCGTGATTCTGGCTATCATCATCGGCTACACTTCCGTGATTCTGGTGGATTTGCTGGGTCAGAGCCGGGTGTTTTTTAGCATGGCAAAAGACGGCCTGCTGCCCCCGGTTTTCGCCCGCATCCACGAGCGGTTCCGTACCCCCCTGCAGTCGAACCTGCTGCTGGGGCTGTTCATTGCGCTGTTTGCCGGCTTCGTGCCCATTTCGGTGGTGGGTGAGATGACGAGCATCGGCACGCTGCTGGCATTCGTGATGGTGTGCATCGGCATCCTGATTATGCGCAAGCGCGAGCCCGACGCCCCGCGCGGGTTCCGCACGCCCTGGGTGCCGCTGGTGCCCATACTGGGCATCCTCACCTGCGTGGTGATGATGCTGGCGCTGCCTTGGGAAACGTGGCTGCGGCTGGCCGTGTGGCTGGCTATCGGTCTGGCCATCTACTTCGGCTATGGTCGCAAGCACAGCAAGCTGGGAAATCCGGGAAAAGCTGATGAGTTGAAGGAAGTATAA
- a CDS encoding haloacid dehalogenase type II → MSTRRTFLSSLALAATAAALPSSLMAMPLAARPKLLLFDVNETLLDLSKLQMAINQEFKSEFAFKQWFSLLLQYSLVDTTTAAYHDFGQIGAAALDMLAQALGQPARPETRKKELLGLITELPPHPDVVPALTRLQKAGFRMATLTNSSGPAVKKQIAYAGLSSFFEQLLSVDAVQRYKPHPDTYRMACQTLKTAPADTLLIAAHGWDTAGAVRAGLQAAFVARPGQAQYPLAAAPAYTGPTIGDIARQLGA, encoded by the coding sequence ATGTCTACTCGTCGCACGTTTCTTTCCTCACTCGCGCTGGCTGCCACGGCGGCCGCGCTGCCTTCTTCGCTTATGGCCATGCCTCTCGCCGCCCGTCCCAAACTGCTGCTGTTCGACGTCAACGAAACCCTGCTGGACCTGAGCAAGCTGCAGATGGCCATCAACCAGGAGTTCAAGTCGGAATTTGCCTTCAAACAGTGGTTTTCGCTGCTGCTGCAATACTCGCTGGTGGATACCACCACGGCCGCCTATCACGATTTCGGGCAGATTGGGGCCGCCGCCCTCGATATGCTGGCGCAGGCCCTCGGCCAGCCCGCTCGCCCCGAAACGCGCAAAAAGGAGCTGCTGGGCTTGATTACCGAGCTGCCGCCGCATCCCGACGTGGTGCCGGCCCTCACGCGCCTGCAAAAAGCCGGATTTCGCATGGCAACGCTAACCAATTCTTCGGGCCCGGCCGTGAAAAAGCAGATAGCCTACGCTGGCCTCAGCAGCTTCTTCGAGCAGTTACTGAGCGTGGATGCCGTGCAGCGCTACAAACCCCACCCCGACACCTACCGCATGGCCTGCCAAACCCTGAAAACCGCCCCCGCCGACACCCTGCTGATTGCGGCTCACGGCTGGGATACGGCTGGGGCCGTGCGTGCCGGCTTGCAGGCAGCCTTCGTGGCGCGCCCCGGACAGGCCCAATACCCGCTGGCCGCCGCCCCCGCCTACACCGGACCTACGATAGGAGATATTGCCCGACAGTTGGGCGCTTAG
- a CDS encoding CPBP family intramembrane glutamic endopeptidase produces the protein MPGWLVVALPALVLAADMVLSLIDLLHLPAFSPDTYQKLLKLPAVAFLVLCVAAPVLEELLLRGVLLQGLLRNFPGRPWIAIGQSALIFGLMHANPPQSLATFVLGLLMGWLYYRTRSLWLCMGVHFLNNLFAFTAMLATTEAAKDEEITAMFGAPWIYVTVVALSALVLAGLLWRVHKTTVLPEAVVAAVTPQMLEVVAAAD, from the coding sequence GTGCCCGGCTGGTTGGTCGTGGCCTTGCCTGCGTTAGTGCTGGCAGCAGATATGGTGCTCTCACTGATTGATTTGCTGCACCTGCCGGCATTCAGTCCAGACACTTATCAGAAACTGTTGAAACTACCCGCAGTGGCGTTTCTGGTTTTGTGCGTGGCAGCTCCGGTGCTGGAAGAACTATTGCTGCGGGGCGTGCTGCTGCAAGGGTTGCTGCGCAATTTTCCAGGCCGTCCGTGGATAGCTATCGGCCAGTCGGCTCTCATTTTTGGGCTGATGCACGCCAACCCACCGCAGAGCTTGGCGACGTTTGTACTGGGGTTGCTGATGGGCTGGCTGTATTACCGTACCCGCTCACTGTGGCTGTGTATGGGTGTGCACTTCCTCAACAACCTGTTCGCTTTTACGGCTATGCTGGCCACCACCGAAGCTGCAAAGGATGAAGAGATTACGGCTATGTTTGGGGCGCCTTGGATATACGTTACAGTGGTGGCACTAAGCGCCCTCGTACTGGCCGGGCTATTGTGGCGCGTACACAAAACCACTGTTTTGCCGGAAGCAGTTGTTGCAGCGGTTACGCCGCAGATGTTGGAGGTTGTGGCGGCTGCAGATTAG
- a CDS encoding lipopolysaccharide biosynthesis protein encodes MGIVRRQGLRNTVISYAGLALGFVNTVLVLPKVLEPRQIGLTSVLVALATMFAQVSAFGFGNMGVRFFPYFRHPETGHRGFLPFLLSVPLLGFGLVGAVYLSGKPLVLSWYGHDADFISEYYVWGLVLALFTLLLNLQDTYLKSLYHTAFSSFAQEIILRLLITAGALLFGGGYLDFHGYVLWYIGASSSIALLLTLYTAYIGELHLRPTRAALRVRPLGEMLSFGAFALLGNVSGVIITTIDSLMVSSKVSFDGAGIYSVAFFISTALVLPFRALYKVAFPLLADYWKENDHIRMADFYQRTTRLNTLLGCYLALGIGLNLDFIFAQMKPAYAAGSTSVLILLAGRLFDGITGVNGLIVVTSPRYRYDLLFNASLAGATVLMNLLLIPRMGLTGAAVAASVAMVLINTARTWFVWRSFGLQPFDKRVPLILLLAAVAGLAAWLVPFVHSLFITMLLRSSLLTAVYGGLLLLTNAEPQVREVLQKLLKRLTS; translated from the coding sequence TTGGGTATCGTTCGGCGGCAGGGGCTGCGCAATACGGTTATTTCTTACGCGGGCCTGGCGCTGGGCTTCGTGAATACGGTGCTGGTGCTGCCCAAAGTGCTGGAGCCGCGCCAAATTGGCCTCACCAGCGTGCTGGTGGCGCTGGCCACCATGTTTGCGCAGGTGTCGGCTTTTGGGTTTGGGAATATGGGCGTCCGGTTTTTCCCGTATTTCCGGCACCCCGAAACCGGGCACCGGGGGTTTCTGCCGTTCCTGCTGAGCGTGCCGCTGCTGGGTTTCGGGCTGGTGGGGGCGGTGTACCTGTCGGGTAAGCCACTGGTGCTGAGCTGGTACGGCCATGATGCAGACTTTATCAGCGAGTACTATGTGTGGGGGCTGGTGCTGGCCTTGTTCACGCTGCTGCTCAACCTGCAGGATACCTACTTGAAGTCGCTCTACCACACGGCCTTCTCGTCGTTTGCGCAGGAAATCATCCTGAGGCTGCTGATTACGGCCGGGGCGCTACTGTTTGGCGGCGGCTACCTCGATTTTCACGGCTATGTGCTGTGGTACATCGGGGCCAGCAGCAGTATTGCCCTACTGCTGACACTCTACACGGCCTACATCGGGGAGTTGCACCTGCGGCCCACGCGGGCAGCGCTGCGGGTACGGCCGCTCGGCGAGATGCTCAGCTTCGGGGCGTTTGCGCTGCTCGGCAACGTGTCGGGCGTCATCATCACCACCATTGATTCGCTGATGGTCAGCTCCAAAGTGAGCTTCGACGGGGCAGGTATCTACAGCGTGGCGTTTTTCATCAGCACGGCGCTGGTGCTGCCGTTTCGGGCGCTCTACAAGGTGGCTTTTCCGCTGCTGGCCGACTACTGGAAGGAAAACGACCACATCCGCATGGCCGATTTCTACCAGCGCACCACCCGCCTCAACACGCTGCTCGGCTGCTACCTGGCGCTGGGCATCGGCCTCAACCTCGACTTCATCTTCGCTCAGATGAAGCCCGCCTACGCTGCCGGCTCCACCTCGGTACTGATACTACTGGCCGGCCGGCTATTCGACGGCATTACCGGCGTCAACGGCCTGATCGTCGTCACGTCGCCGCGCTACCGCTACGATTTGCTATTCAACGCCTCGCTGGCCGGCGCTACGGTGCTCATGAACCTGCTGCTGATTCCGCGCATGGGCCTGACGGGCGCCGCCGTGGCCGCTTCCGTGGCCATGGTGCTCATCAACACGGCGCGCACCTGGTTTGTGTGGCGCAGCTTCGGGCTGCAGCCGTTTGATAAGCGCGTGCCGCTGATTCTGCTGCTGGCCGCCGTGGCCGGTTTGGCGGCGTGGCTGGTGCCATTCGTGCACTCCCTATTCATCACGATGCTACTACGCTCCTCGTTGCTGACGGCCGTGTACGGCGGCTTGCTGCTGCTCACCAACGCCGAGCCCCAGGTGCGCGAGGTGCTGCAGAAGCTGCTGAAACGGCTGACTTCGTAA
- a CDS encoding DUF7033 domain-containing protein: MLHTLPPLPPVVATTPESRLAYVLHHFRQAYDGVQEMDIGYAATQPQVEIIETAGIFFSETNPYPAAPIWRDWHGQQLPFFFDPHPEAPLLELLPAGRARINADVVSAAFYLLSGWQEFFSDERDRHGRFPFAASVQHRYGFVTVPVVNYYFEVLKTAVEHATGQPLPPRRWAGGAPFATFVTHDIDSLHGAWKAPAKAALRSGRLLDFGRQLWRHFTQPDAWDNLELVQRTVAEFGAKSTYLFLPEHRKAANGTPNADYKLTTVLPRIRALEAAGAEIRLHASIGTANNASQLMQEASIGFCTPDNVPGVRFHYLQWEPRITPALVDDLAFEYDSTLGFAEHYGFRNSYCLPFQPFDFQTGKRFDFLEIPLNVMDATLHHPNYLQLAPDEILPALTPMFQEIERFGGVCTLLWHNDHFDPANTTTGPRQFAELMHYLRSRNTAFVNGTDIWQAVM, encoded by the coding sequence ATGCTACATACTTTGCCGCCGTTGCCTCCCGTTGTTGCCACCACGCCCGAAAGCCGGCTGGCATACGTGCTACACCACTTCCGGCAGGCCTACGACGGCGTACAAGAGATGGACATCGGCTATGCCGCCACGCAGCCGCAGGTGGAAATTATCGAGACTGCCGGCATCTTTTTCAGCGAAACCAACCCCTACCCGGCCGCCCCTATCTGGCGCGACTGGCACGGGCAGCAACTGCCGTTCTTCTTCGACCCGCACCCAGAAGCGCCGCTACTGGAGCTGCTGCCGGCCGGCCGGGCGCGCATCAACGCCGACGTCGTGTCGGCGGCGTTTTATCTGCTTAGCGGCTGGCAGGAGTTCTTTTCCGACGAGCGGGACCGGCACGGCCGCTTTCCGTTTGCGGCCAGCGTGCAGCACCGCTACGGCTTCGTGACCGTGCCGGTCGTTAACTACTACTTCGAGGTGCTAAAAACGGCCGTGGAGCACGCCACGGGCCAGCCGCTGCCGCCGCGCCGCTGGGCAGGCGGCGCGCCCTTCGCCACCTTCGTCACGCACGATATCGACAGCCTGCACGGCGCCTGGAAGGCACCGGCCAAAGCCGCTCTTCGGAGTGGCCGGCTGCTGGATTTCGGGCGGCAGCTGTGGCGGCATTTCACGCAGCCCGATGCATGGGACAACCTGGAGCTGGTGCAGCGCACGGTGGCGGAGTTCGGGGCGAAGAGTACATATTTGTTTCTGCCTGAGCACCGGAAGGCAGCCAACGGCACGCCCAATGCGGATTATAAACTTACAACTGTGCTGCCCCGTATCCGGGCACTGGAAGCGGCTGGAGCTGAAATTCGCTTACACGCCAGCATCGGCACTGCCAATAATGCCAGCCAGCTTATGCAGGAAGCATCTATTGGTTTCTGTACTCCCGATAATGTGCCAGGGGTGCGGTTCCACTATCTGCAGTGGGAGCCACGCATCACGCCGGCTTTAGTGGATGATCTGGCTTTTGAGTACGACTCCACGCTGGGCTTCGCCGAGCATTACGGCTTCCGCAACTCCTACTGCCTGCCGTTCCAGCCATTCGACTTCCAAACCGGCAAGCGGTTCGACTTCCTGGAAATTCCGCTCAACGTCATGGATGCCACGCTGCACCACCCCAACTACCTGCAGCTGGCCCCCGACGAAATCCTGCCGGCCCTGACGCCCATGTTCCAGGAAATCGAGCGGTTCGGCGGCGTCTGCACGCTGCTCTGGCACAACGACCACTTCGACCCGGCCAACACCACCACCGGCCCGCGCCAGTTCGCCGAGCTGATGCACTACCTTCGCAGCCGCAACACGGCCTTCGTCAACGGCACAGACATATGGCAGGCCGTGATGTAG
- the pseI gene encoding pseudaminic acid synthase — protein sequence MTISFGSRLVGPDQPPLIIAELSGNHNQDLNRGLAIVDAMAAAGAHAIKLQTYTADTMTLPGAYRIDDPNSLWFGRELHELYQEAHTPWEWHKPLFDRARQHGMLAFSSPFDETAVDFLETLDVPVYKIASFENTDWPLLRRVAATGKPVIMSTGASTLAEVAEAVQVLREAGCRELVLLKCTSTYPATPQNTNLRTLPHFQQLFPDALVGLSDHTAGVGAAVAAVALGACVVEKHVTLRRADGGVDSAFSLEPEEVAQLVTETERAWQALGQIQYGVQRAEEKSRLYKRSLYVAQDIRAGELFTAQNLRVVRPGDGLPPRYYDQLLGKPARQDLHAGTPLTWEAL from the coding sequence ATGACGATTTCCTTTGGCTCCCGCCTCGTGGGCCCCGATCAGCCACCGCTCATCATTGCCGAGCTCAGCGGCAACCACAACCAGGACCTCAATCGTGGCCTGGCCATCGTGGATGCTATGGCGGCCGCCGGCGCCCACGCCATCAAGCTCCAGACCTACACCGCCGATACCATGACGCTGCCCGGCGCCTACCGCATCGACGACCCCAACTCGCTGTGGTTCGGCCGCGAGCTGCACGAGTTATACCAGGAGGCCCATACGCCCTGGGAGTGGCACAAGCCGCTGTTTGACCGCGCCCGGCAGCACGGCATGCTGGCTTTTAGCTCGCCTTTCGATGAAACCGCCGTCGATTTTCTGGAAACCCTCGATGTGCCGGTCTACAAGATTGCCTCGTTTGAGAATACCGACTGGCCGCTGCTGCGCCGGGTGGCCGCCACCGGCAAGCCCGTGATTATGAGCACCGGGGCCAGCACACTGGCCGAGGTGGCCGAGGCCGTGCAGGTGCTACGCGAGGCCGGCTGCCGCGAGCTGGTGCTGCTCAAGTGCACCAGCACCTACCCCGCCACGCCCCAGAACACCAACCTGCGTACGCTGCCCCACTTCCAGCAGCTCTTCCCCGATGCCTTGGTGGGCCTCTCCGACCACACCGCCGGCGTGGGTGCGGCCGTAGCGGCCGTAGCTCTGGGGGCCTGCGTGGTGGAAAAGCACGTGACGCTGCGCCGCGCCGACGGCGGCGTGGACTCAGCCTTCTCGCTGGAGCCCGAGGAAGTGGCGCAGCTGGTAACCGAAACCGAGCGCGCCTGGCAGGCCCTGGGTCAGATTCAGTACGGCGTGCAGCGCGCCGAAGAGAAAAGCCGCCTCTACAAGCGCAGCCTCTACGTGGCGCAGGATATCCGGGCCGGCGAGCTATTCACGGCGCAAAATCTGCGCGTAGTACGCCCCGGCGACGGCCTGCCCCCGCGCTACTACGACCAGCTGCTGGGCAAGCCGGCCCGCCAGGACCTGCACGCCGGCACCCCGCTCACCTGGGAAGCGCTGTAG
- a CDS encoding DUF4328 domain-containing protein yields MVRDNTQRARQTLLLFWVIIAINAILILTNFIYTTLPAGLDITSSDSFAPVLVLLHGLLEIVYVAIMVLATVFFLQWFRRAYLNLRLAGRWPEHTDGWAVGAWFVPFLNLVRPYTIMKEIWHDTNDMAGRTKDHTLVGWWWAAYLVHSVITNAASKNTADDVTMYTLQNAAALNIMSCVFSIISAYLTIRVVQYVHRSEQEMQLFQQVTQLGGAAPLLDSDDLQPTSEESYG; encoded by the coding sequence ATGGTGCGTGATAATACTCAACGGGCCCGCCAGACGCTCTTGCTGTTCTGGGTCATCATTGCAATAAATGCCATTCTAATCCTCACCAATTTTATCTACACCACGCTCCCGGCCGGTCTCGATATCACCAGTTCAGACAGCTTTGCGCCAGTGCTTGTTCTGTTGCATGGGCTACTGGAAATAGTGTATGTAGCTATAATGGTGCTGGCCACCGTCTTCTTTTTGCAATGGTTTCGGCGGGCTTATCTTAACCTGCGCCTGGCCGGGCGCTGGCCGGAACACACGGATGGATGGGCTGTAGGTGCCTGGTTTGTACCATTTCTGAATCTGGTGCGGCCTTACACCATCATGAAAGAAATATGGCACGACACCAACGATATGGCAGGCCGCACCAAAGACCACACTCTGGTAGGATGGTGGTGGGCGGCATATCTGGTGCATAGTGTGATTACCAATGCCGCCAGTAAGAACACGGCAGATGATGTGACCATGTATACCCTGCAAAATGCAGCGGCGCTCAACATCATGTCCTGCGTCTTCAGCATCATATCAGCCTACCTCACTATCCGCGTGGTGCAATATGTGCATCGCTCAGAGCAGGAGATGCAACTGTTTCAGCAGGTGACACAACTAGGCGGTGCGGCCCCGCTACTGGATTCCGACGACCTGCAGCCGACCAGCGAAGAAAGCTACGGTTAG
- the pseG gene encoding UDP-2,4-diacetamido-2,4,6-trideoxy-beta-L-altropyranose hydrolase — MAPPRLVLRADGNSRIGLGHVMRLLALAEILRPDFAEQLFLIREPDEALAQQLAAAGLRVVALPTQPQPEEAAHLVRHVLRATDVLVLDGYDFRYDYQNTVRGAVARLVYVDDLHGFPLAADLVLNPAGGVQLNQYQMRQPGARLLAGPAFAPLRSAFREAARQPASEASHTSVLVCLGGADPTHQTRHVAAALLALPNVAQVHAVVGSAYSGREALQTWADQQPRLTLHHSLPAPELVALMRRCGAAVCSPSTISYEYCAAGSGLLLLLPVADNQHDINHFLLEAGLALPYPSAPNVLTSPEADRLIRQLRQAQRRVFDGLAPVRLRQEFRALELPAPPFLLRPVVAADSAQLLAWTNDPTVRQFSFNPQPVAQAMHELWLAARLRDPNSLLLLAEDAASGQPLGLIRFQVEEARATLSYLLDARFRGRGLAPLLLLAGTRALAQAFGGVRQVVGHVQAANVASVKAFERTGFQRIITRVDSENLSSPLTFEWLTDNF, encoded by the coding sequence ATGGCTCCTCCCCGCCTTGTGCTACGCGCTGACGGCAACTCCCGCATCGGGCTGGGCCACGTGATGCGCCTGCTGGCGCTGGCTGAGATTCTGCGGCCGGACTTTGCCGAGCAACTGTTTCTGATTCGGGAGCCGGATGAGGCGCTGGCGCAGCAACTGGCGGCCGCCGGCCTGCGCGTGGTGGCGCTGCCTACCCAGCCGCAGCCCGAGGAAGCGGCCCATCTGGTGCGCCACGTATTGCGCGCCACCGATGTGCTGGTACTCGATGGCTACGATTTCCGCTACGACTACCAGAACACGGTGCGCGGGGCAGTGGCCCGGCTGGTGTATGTGGATGATCTGCACGGCTTTCCGCTGGCAGCCGACTTGGTGCTGAACCCGGCCGGCGGCGTGCAGCTCAACCAGTACCAGATGCGCCAGCCCGGCGCCCGGCTGCTGGCCGGCCCGGCTTTCGCGCCGCTGCGCAGCGCCTTCCGCGAAGCCGCCCGGCAGCCTGCCTCTGAGGCCTCCCACACGTCGGTGCTGGTGTGCTTGGGCGGCGCTGACCCCACCCACCAGACCCGCCACGTAGCCGCCGCCCTACTGGCGCTGCCCAACGTGGCGCAGGTGCACGCCGTGGTGGGCAGCGCCTATAGCGGCCGGGAAGCCCTGCAAACCTGGGCCGACCAGCAGCCACGCCTGACGCTGCACCACAGCCTGCCGGCCCCGGAGCTGGTGGCGCTGATGCGCCGCTGCGGCGCGGCCGTGTGCTCGCCCAGCACCATCAGCTACGAGTACTGCGCGGCCGGGAGCGGCCTGCTGCTGCTGCTGCCCGTGGCCGACAACCAGCACGACATCAACCACTTTCTGCTGGAAGCTGGCCTGGCCCTGCCCTACCCCAGCGCCCCCAACGTGCTGACCAGCCCCGAGGCCGACCGCCTGATCCGCCAGTTGCGCCAGGCGCAGCGCCGAGTGTTCGATGGGCTGGCGCCGGTGCGGCTGCGCCAGGAGTTCCGGGCGCTGGAGCTGCCGGCGCCGCCGTTCCTGCTGCGCCCGGTAGTAGCTGCCGATTCCGCGCAGCTGCTGGCCTGGACCAACGACCCCACCGTACGGCAGTTTTCCTTCAACCCGCAGCCGGTGGCGCAGGCTATGCACGAGCTGTGGCTGGCTGCCCGCCTCCGGGACCCCAACAGTCTGCTGCTACTGGCCGAAGACGCCGCCAGCGGCCAGCCTCTGGGCCTGATCCGGTTTCAGGTGGAGGAAGCCCGTGCCACGCTCAGCTACTTGCTCGATGCTCGGTTCCGGGGCCGGGGGCTTGCGCCTTTGCTGCTGCTGGCTGGCACTCGGGCGCTGGCGCAGGCATTTGGCGGGGTTCGGCAGGTGGTGGGGCATGTGCAGGCCGCCAACGTAGCGTCGGTGAAGGCATTTGAGCGGACTGGGTTTCAGCGAATAATTACGCGGGTAGACTCTGAAAATCTGAGCTCTCCACTTACATTTGAATGGTTAACCGATAATTTTTGA
- a CDS encoding glycosyltransferase family protein encodes MKNVGIISQARMTSTRLPGKVLRPMAGQPLLLHHVLRLQASGLPLYLATTTNATDDVLAEFGAAHQLPCTRGPEDDVLARYQQCAAAHNLDVIVRVTSDCPLLDGALVADAVRTYLAADNPRLYLSNVLERTFPRGFDFEVFSRELLEEAAAQATLPSDREHVTPYIHQNRSGRVQFRHVRRAEDRSAYRLTVDTADDFELIRQLIENYDAATLPTDGLIALLDAHPELVALNAHIEQKKL; translated from the coding sequence TTGAAAAACGTCGGCATCATCTCGCAGGCCCGCATGACCAGCACCCGGCTGCCGGGCAAGGTGTTGCGGCCCATGGCCGGCCAGCCGCTGCTGCTGCACCATGTGCTGCGCCTGCAGGCCAGCGGCCTGCCGCTGTACCTGGCCACTACCACCAACGCCACCGACGACGTGCTGGCCGAATTCGGGGCCGCCCACCAGCTGCCCTGCACCCGCGGCCCCGAGGACGACGTGCTGGCCCGCTACCAGCAGTGCGCCGCCGCCCATAACCTGGATGTGATAGTGCGCGTGACGTCCGACTGCCCGCTACTAGACGGAGCGCTGGTAGCCGACGCCGTGCGGACTTACTTAGCCGCTGACAACCCGCGCCTGTACCTGTCGAATGTGCTGGAGCGCACGTTTCCGCGCGGTTTCGACTTCGAGGTATTTTCGCGGGAGCTGCTGGAAGAGGCCGCCGCGCAGGCCACGCTGCCCTCCGACCGCGAGCATGTGACACCCTATATCCATCAGAACCGCTCGGGGCGGGTGCAGTTCCGGCACGTGCGGCGCGCCGAAGACCGCAGCGCCTACCGTCTCACAGTGGATACGGCCGATGATTTCGAGCTGATCCGGCAACTGATAGAGAACTACGACGCTGCCACGCTGCCCACCGATGGTCTGATTGCGCTATTGGACGCGCACCCTGAACTGGTGGCGCTCAACGCCCATATCGAACAGAAAAAGCTCTGA